DNA from Verrucomicrobiia bacterium:
CAGACCGGCGGTCCCGAGGTTCTGAACTGGACACCGATCGAGGTCGGTGAGCCCGGGTCGGGTCAGGTGCGCCTGCGACAGGCGGCGGCGGGCCTCAACTACATCGATATTTATCACCGCACGGGATATTACTCGCAGCCGCTTCCCTTTATTCCGGGTCTCGAAGGTGCCGGGACTGTCGAGGCGATCGGGCAGGATGTGCGTGGTGTGAAAGTCGGCGATCGGGTGGCCTATGCCGGTCCCGCCGGTGGCTATTCCGAGGTGCGGCTCATCGAAGCCGATCGACTGGTGCGCTTGCCGGATGCGATCTCCTTCGATCAAGCAGCCGCGATGATGCTCCAGGGTATGACTGCTCAGGTGCTGATCCGGCAGGTTTATCCGGTCAAGGTGGGTGACTTGATCCTCGTGCACGCCGCCGCCGGCGGGACCGGGCTCATTCTCTGTCAGTGGGCGGCCGCTCTCGGCGCGACGGTCATTGGTACCGTTTCGACAGAAGCCAAGGCCGAATTGGCTCACGCCCACGGCTGCAAACACACCATCCTCTATTCCAAACAGGATTTCGTGGCAGAAGTTTCCCGGATCTCCGGCGGCGAGAAACTGCCGGTGGTCTTCGATTCCGTCGGCAAGGATACCTTCTTACGCTCGCTCGATTGTCTACGACCACGCGGATTGATGGTGACGTTCGGACAAGCTTCCGGTCCAATCGACCCTATTGCACCCGTCCTACTGTCGCAGAAGGGTTCGCTCTTTCTGACACGGCCTTTGCTCTTCCACTACATCGCGCGGCGAGAAGAGCTTGAAGCTTCCGCTAGCGAGTTGTTCAATGTGGTGGCTTCGGGAAAGGTGCGCATTAACGTCAATCAGCGCTTTGCGCTCAAGGATGCCGCCGACGCCCACAAGGCCTTGGAAGCGCGCGCAACCTCGGGCTCCACCATCCTGACCATCCAACCCAGTATCCAAAGGAGTCTGCCATGAGCAAGACCGCAATTACCTCGCCCGAACTCGCGCCGCCGGTCGGCCCGTTTTCCCAGGCGATCGAAGTCGGTGGTTTCATCTATTTCAGCGGTCAGGTCGGCCAAAACCCGGCCACCGGCAAGGTAGTCGATGGGGGCATTGCGGCCGAGACGGAGCGCGTCTTCCAGAACCTCTCGGCGGTTCTCAAGGCGGCCGGAAAGAGTTTCGATCACGTTGTGCGCGCCGGTGTGTATCTCACCAGCATGAGTGATTACGTGGCGTTGAATGGCATTTACGCCAAGCATTTCAGTCAACCCTTTCCCGCCCGTACGGTGATCGCGGTGGCCGCGCTGCCGCTAGGAGCCTGCGTTGAGATCGACCTCGTCGTCAAGGCTTGAGGCGACACGCGGAGGTTGATCTTATGAAGTACGCATTTCAAATAGTCGATATTTGCAGTTCGACACCGTTCGGCGGTAATCAACTCGCGGTTCTGCCTGAGGCGGTCGGCGCGCGATGAAAGTGGACCCGATCATCGCCTTGCGCGAAAGTTGAGAACAATTCTCTCAGATAAAGGAGTGTGGCAGCCAATGCCTGTTCTTCAGTACGTCCATCTCGATGTTTTTACGAATCAACCATTCACGGGCAACCAGTTAGCCGTGTTCCTCGATGCCGCAGGAATTGACGAACAGCGGATGCAGCGGATCGCGAATGAAATGTGTCTCCCCGAAACCACGTTTGTATTGCCTCCCGAGGCTCCCGGCACCGACGCGCGCGTCCGCATTTTCACACCCTCCCAGGAGCTCCCGATGGCTGGGAGCCCGACGATCGGAACGACCTTTGCGCTCGCGGGAGCAGGACGGCTGCGCGCTGGGACCGATAAAGCCGTGCTGGACCTGAATATCGGACCAATCACCGTGGGGCTCGAGTGGGGTCCGAGCGCGCTGTGCTATGCCTGGATGACGCAACCCCTCCCCGCCTCGGGCCCTGTTATCGCCGACGCCGGTGCAATCGCCGCCGCACTCGGCCTTCAGCCCGGCGACCTTTCCGGGAGGGATTTGCCAGTGGAGATCGCTTCCTCTGGCCTCCCGTTTGTGTACGTTGCGCTAAAGTCACGCGCGGCGGTCGATGCGGCGGTTCTCGATCGTGCGAAGCTGGGTGCGTTACTCCGCGCGGTGCACCTCGAAGAGCACCCGGTTTTCTTGTTCTCGCCCGAGACGGCCAGTGATGGCGCCACGGTGTACAGTCGCATGTTCGCTCCCAGCCTCGGCATTCCGGAGGATCCCGGCACCGGCAGCGCAAGCGGACCGCTGGGCGCCTATCTATTCCAGCACAACGCCGTGCCAGCCGGCACGGCCACGCGGCTCGTGAGCCTGCAGGGTGTCCGGATGGGCCGCCCATGCCGCATTCAAATTGCGCTCTCCAGTCGTGCCGGAGTCCTCGAGGAGGTGCGGGTCGGTGGCCAGGCGGTAGTTGTCGGCGAAGGAACACTCCGCGGATAGCCGACTTTGGTGCGGCAAGCTAGGTGAGCAGATTACCACCGCTGAGGGGAAACGAACGGCTAGCGGCGTCGCGATCGAATTACTTGCCACACTTCAGGCCGCCATTATGGCTGTGGAGGTCGCTGATTAATGGGCCAAGTGAAGTCTTACCGTTACGTGCTCGTTGACGGTTCCGGTATGGCGATAAGTACCAAACCGCATTCAATGCTTGCCTTGGAATGGAACAAGACGACGAGAAGGAGATGCCATCAATGAAG
Protein-coding regions in this window:
- a CDS encoding PhzF family phenazine biosynthesis protein, whose protein sequence is MPVLQYVHLDVFTNQPFTGNQLAVFLDAAGIDEQRMQRIANEMCLPETTFVLPPEAPGTDARVRIFTPSQELPMAGSPTIGTTFALAGAGRLRAGTDKAVLDLNIGPITVGLEWGPSALCYAWMTQPLPASGPVIADAGAIAAALGLQPGDLSGRDLPVEIASSGLPFVYVALKSRAAVDAAVLDRAKLGALLRAVHLEEHPVFLFSPETASDGATVYSRMFAPSLGIPEDPGTGSASGPLGAYLFQHNAVPAGTATRLVSLQGVRMGRPCRIQIALSSRAGVLEEVRVGGQAVVVGEGTLRG
- a CDS encoding Rid family detoxifying hydrolase, translating into MSKTAITSPELAPPVGPFSQAIEVGGFIYFSGQVGQNPATGKVVDGGIAAETERVFQNLSAVLKAAGKSFDHVVRAGVYLTSMSDYVALNGIYAKHFSQPFPARTVIAVAALPLGACVEIDLVVKA
- a CDS encoding quinone oxidoreductase, which encodes MPHAIQIRQTGGPEVLNWTPIEVGEPGSGQVRLRQAAAGLNYIDIYHRTGYYSQPLPFIPGLEGAGTVEAIGQDVRGVKVGDRVAYAGPAGGYSEVRLIEADRLVRLPDAISFDQAAAMMLQGMTAQVLIRQVYPVKVGDLILVHAAAGGTGLILCQWAAALGATVIGTVSTEAKAELAHAHGCKHTILYSKQDFVAEVSRISGGEKLPVVFDSVGKDTFLRSLDCLRPRGLMVTFGQASGPIDPIAPVLLSQKGSLFLTRPLLFHYIARREELEASASELFNVVASGKVRINVNQRFALKDAADAHKALEARATSGSTILTIQPSIQRSLP